The genomic window GCCGACGGCCCTCTCCATGCCGACGAAGATCGCGCGGGAGACGATGCTGTGGCCGATGTTCAGCTCGCTCATCCGCGGCAGTGCGGCGACGGGGAGGACGTTGCGGTAGTTCAGCCCGTGGCCCGCGTGCAGCGCCACCCCGCCACCATTGATGATGGCCGCCGCCTCGCCGAGGGCGCGGAGCTCGCGGCCCCGCGGCCCGCCCTCCGCGCTATTGGCGTATCGGCCCGTGTGCAGCTCGACGGCGTGGACGCCGAGGTCGAGCGCGGCATGGAGTTGCGCCGGATCCGGATCCAGGAAGAGCGCGACCTCGATGCCCGAGTCGAGGAAGCGCGCCGCGACGTCCCGGACCCGGTCGCGATGGCCGAGGATGTCGAGGCCCCCCTCGGTCGTCAGCTCCTCTCGCCGCTCCGGCACGAGGGTGACCTGGTCGGGGCGGGTCTCGAGGGCCAGGTCGACGACCTCGGGGGCGACGGCCAGCTCCAGATTCAGACGGACCTGGACGGTCTGGCGGAGGATCCGCAGGTCGCGGTCCTGGATGTGCCGGCGATCCTCGCGGAGGTGGATCGTGATCCCGTCGGCCCCGCCGAGCTCGGCGAGGGCTGCCGCCCAGACCGGGTCCGGCTCACGGCCCCCCCGCGCCTGCCTCAGCGTCGCGACATGATCGATATTCACACCCAGGCGGATCATCGTCTCTTCCATCTCCCCGGCGGGCCCCCACCAAGAGGGCGGCGGCCTCGGTGATCCGGCCGGCGGCGCCTCGCCCGCTTCGCGGGCGGCTATAGTTATAGCGTGTTTGCGCGGCAATATCTCCCCCGCTTTCGGAGAAACCCGACGGCGGCGGGGGGCCTCTTCGTGCGGCAGAATGGCCCGGGGGGCGGCTCCGGCCCCGGGAAGGCCCCGGAGTCCGGCCCCCTCGCCGATTGCTCGCGGGGTCAGCCCGATCGGGCCGGCCCGGTGCCGCCCGTCCGGACCAGGGGCTTGAGCGGCG from Aquisphaera giovannonii includes these protein-coding regions:
- a CDS encoding pyridoxine 5'-phosphate synthase: MIRLGVNIDHVATLRQARGGREPDPVWAAALAELGGADGITIHLREDRRHIQDRDLRILRQTVQVRLNLELAVAPEVVDLALETRPDQVTLVPERREELTTEGGLDILGHRDRVRDVAARFLDSGIEVALFLDPDPAQLHAALDLGVHAVELHTGRYANSAEGGPRGRELRALGEAAAIINGGGVALHAGHGLNYRNVLPVAALPRMSELNIGHSIVSRAIFVGMERAVGEMRDAMNGRPPRD